Part of the Candidatus Dadabacteria bacterium genome is shown below.
TTGCTGATAGTCGCCATTGCGTACTCGGTTTCGGCCACGGTCAACAACGGCCTACGCGACAAGATAGAGTCCGACAAGGGAGGCCTGACAGGCGAACACCTCTACAAGGAGAAGTACGGACAGGTTAAGATTCCCTATCGTTCAAGAGAGTACTACGACTCTATACTGAGAACAAACCTGTTTGGAACGGGCGGTTATGCTGGACAGATAGAGACGGGTGGTTTCTCGGAAGTTTTCGAGGGGGAAATTACCCCGAAAACTTCCCTCAATCTTGAACTTCTTGGAACTTTCATGCTCAAAAGCCGCACTAATTCTGCGGCCAACAAGAGCATCGCCGTGATAAAGAATATGGAAAATAGCAAAATAAAGGGTTATTCTGAAGGGCAGTTGGTTGATCTTGTAACATCCGAAAAAGTGGAGGTAGTGGAAATAGACGACTGCGAAGTGACTATACGAAGAGCGGAGGGTCCCGAATTGATTACCTGCGGAAACGAGCTTGAATCCGTTTTTGCAAAAAGCCCCGCGAGTTCTTCAGCAAGGAACAGACCGTCTGTTAAGTCAAAAAAGTCGTCGGCTTCAGGGGTCAGCAAGGTCAGCGAGGGCTTGTACCAGATAGAAAGAGTGATGTTTGAAGAACTGCTCGCTGAACCCAGCAGTTTAATAACCGAGGCTAAGATTGTGCCGCGCGATGACGGCATCAAGATCTTCGGAGTGAAAAGCCGGAGCGTGTTTTATAAAATGGGTCTTAGAAACGGGGATATAGTTCACCAGATAAATGAAGTTGCTTTAAACGATGTGCAGAGCGCTCTTTCGCTTTTTACCGACTTGAGGGGCCAGAGTGAGTTTACCGTTGATTTCACGAGACAAGGTAAAAGAAAGAGTAACCGGTACACGGTTTACTAGGCCTAATACGAAAAAATTCAGTTTCTTAAGGTTAAAACAGATTATGAAATACTTTCTGAATAAAAATCTTTTCCCAATTCTGTCAGCGGTTCTCGTTTTTTCCGCTTCTGTTCTCTGTCCCCAGTTGGCTCCTGCAGAGAAGTCCGAACCGCTTCCGGATCTTACGAGGGCTAAGGTAGTTGTCGCCCCGGGCACAAAACTTAAAAAAGCGAACGGGAAGGATTCACCCGCGGAACCCACCGATATTGCCAAGGAAGCCACGGAGTTGCTGGCCGAGGAGGCCGCAAAGGATCCGGGCAAGCAAGACTTAAGGC
Proteins encoded:
- a CDS encoding PDZ domain-containing protein, which produces MVLFVLRKYVWVVNVLLIVAIAYSVSATVNNGLRDKIESDKGGLTGEHLYKEKYGQVKIPYRSREYYDSILRTNLFGTGGYAGQIETGGFSEVFEGEITPKTSLNLELLGTFMLKSRTNSAANKSIAVIKNMENSKIKGYSEGQLVDLVTSEKVEVVEIDDCEVTIRRAEGPELITCGNELESVFAKSPASSSARNRPSVKSKKSSASGVSKVSEGLYQIERVMFEELLAEPSSLITEAKIVPRDDGIKIFGVKSRSVFYKMGLRNGDIVHQINEVALNDVQSALSLFTDLRGQSEFTVDFTRQGKRKSNRYTVY